The genomic interval agctggggggagtcttCTCTCCCCGccatagccctggagcaccctcctgcaccccaaacctctcatccccggccccaccccggagACCTCACCCTATGCACcccggccctgagctcctccGCCCACTCTTATccctgcatccccagccggagccctcacacccctgcaccccaaccctctgctacagccctgagccccctcccacactccgaaccccttggccccacccccaccacattaattttgttatgtgcaccaatatgaaggtgctGTGTCACACACAATTTATTCTGTAtatgtgtgggaaaaattagagggaacactgctgcagactctggttgacctacaggttcaacaatcaTGGGttcacctccctttgcagtcagTGGAGAACTCCATTTTACACCTTtctacacctccagctccaactTTCCACGGGGCATCAGGGGATGCATCCATATCCCCTACCACTCCACGCCAGTGGACAGTAAGGAGAACCATAGCTTCACATGCACTGATGCGTGAGAGCCACTATTGCTCTATGTGTAGCCAAAATGAACTGAAAAGGACATGAATGTTCTGTCTCCTTGTTAAGTTCtgttaatttatttcagaagtttttattgtatttgttttttttaattgtacccTAGTTTTTTTTTACACTGGTTTTGGTtctcaataaaaaatattttttggtaaataattcatctttattacttcacaacatatgctgcagaatgcctagcACTTCTGAAAGCACTCACTACTTGTTGTACAGGTGGACAAAACTTATGGGATCAGTGACAAAAGCTCAGTGTAATAATTGTAAATATACAAAAAGCACTGGAAAATTAATAAGTCCATTAACAAACAGTGTTAtattcataaatgtacagcaagcaccacacaattcctaataGCCACCAAAACTCCACGGCAGATAGAGCACGTTCGCCCCTACCATCTTACTGTGGCTGACTGCTGAAATGCTCTTTCAAGGCCTCCCCCAGCTGCATAGCTCCACATTGAGCTCTtgtaatagcccttgtgtctggctgttcaaaggcagcagacagccactccaccttTTCCGTCCATCCCAGCAGCACCTTTTTCCCCTTTGCCTCATAGATATCATGTAGAAtgcaacaggcagctataaccattgggatactTTTCTCATTCATATCCAGTCTTGAGTAAACAACCCCAGCAtcccttcagtctaccaaaagcgcattcagctgtcattctgcaccttctGAGCCAGTAGTTAAATCTcttcttggtgctgtcaaggtggctggtGTATGGCTTCACGAGCCAGGGTTAGGCCAGGTACCCCAGGatcactgttggcatttcaacatcactaaTGGTAATCCGCCAGtcaggaaagaatgtccctgcttgcagctttctgaagagTTCTGTGTccttaaagatgcaagcatcatgcaccttccgtGACCAGCCAGCGCGGATAGCAGTGGAGCATCTCCGGTGATCCACCAATGTTTGCATAATCTTGGAAAAGTAGCCTGTTCTGTTGATGTACTCGGTGGCAAGGTGgactggtgccaaaatagggatgtgtgtgccatctaacatcccactgcagtttgggaaccccattgctgcaaatccatccagtatgtcctgcacattactgcgagtcacagtcctgcatcaCAGGAGACCATTAATCGCCCCCCCATTGTAGATTTTCCAAGTCCAAAGTGATGTcctactgactggtagcaatctggtgttgcaaggtTTTAGAAAGCAATCATCACTCACTTAGCTGACAGTACGGCTATCATTCTAGTCTCCCTGTGCtagagggctggggtgagtttggcatacagatccaggaatgtggtctTTTGCATCTGAcggttctgcagccactgctcatcgtcccaaacctgcattatgatgtgatcccagtcagtgcttgtttcttgggcacAGAAGCAGCACTCTCTCTGGTCTGcaactgctctgtgaatgccaccaccATCCTTGAATTGATTTTTGCTATATCACACAGCAAACTGTCCTCCATAAAATCTTCATGTCACCCAATGCTTACtatggctctgcaaataccagaggatcaTTCATCCTCTGCTTGCAACagtcatgacaatagtgcagagctgtttgggcttcatgcttctgtcagagatggcagacagtgagAAGTGCTTGTTACTCCTGTGGAACTTGTTTCTACCTCACCAATTTCCCAAAAGGCAGTGTGCTGGAGAATGGCAAGTTTCGCATTAGGATACCTACCTATGGTGCACCACACACTACATTGACACAAACACCTGGTGAGTATGTGAAGTGCCAATGCAAGGAAACAAGTATGTGCATGCACAAGTGATATGCAAACTGCAGTGGCTTTATGCCAACATAACTTGTCAatcaaagtttgtagtgtagatgtgaccTAAGGATGCCAGAATGTGATCCAGAAtgtttaagtgatttgtccatgAGCACACAAGGAGATTGACAGAAATATGAATTGAACCCAGAACTTTTGAGTTCCAGATCAGTGTCTCCCTAGGAGTGACAAAGTTTTGATCCAGATAGTCCCCTCTAACTAGCCCACTGAGAGAGAGTTCTTAACCCTGTTGCAGGTGGCCAAATCTGATGCCACTGGCCTTAGATCATCACTTCAGTAGAGCACATTGTTCTCTCCCAACTTGGAAGCCTTCTCTTTAGTTTGGCTAGAAAGGATAGAAATCCATAAGCATGGACTCTCCAAGCAGGTGGCTTATGTTGTGGCATCTCAGAGGCCATCTACAGCTTGAGGTAAAAAGGTTTGCTGTGTGGTACATACAGGCCCAATTGGTCCCTTTTACTTGTCCGGTGCAAAAATGCTTAACACTATCCAGATAAGTTTGGGAGCTATTTCAGTTTATTGTACCCTAGCAGAAGTTAGACTCTACAGCTCTTTGTCATAAGGTTCagacagttcagggcaactgcgcCTGTATTTTTCGCTTAGTGGCCCAGTAAGGACATCCACACTCTGGCTgtcagctgttggctgtcttgaGTGGATCCCTgtccctctcccttctgaccCAGGGTATTTCTAGGTTACACAGTTTCTTGTGTTCACTGTGTATTTCCCAGTACAGATAAGTTGCCCAAGGATACCTGCTTCCTTTCTTTTCAGAGACTGTTAAcaggtgtaattgctacagttataagtagggctgtcaagcaagtacaaaaattaatcgtgctgctaaacaataatagaataccatttatttaaatatttttggatgttttcaacattttcaaatacatttatttcaattacaacatagaatacaaagtgtacagtgctcactttatatttatttttattacaaatatttgcactgtaaaaataaaagaaatagtatttttcaattcccccattgcaagtactgtagtgcaatttctttatcatgaaagttgaactcataaatgtaaaattatgtaaaaaaaaacgtgcattcaaaaataaaacaatgtaaaactttagagcctacaaatccattcagtcctgcttcttgttcagccaattgctcagacaaacaaatttgtttacagttgcaggagataatgctgcccacttcttgtttacaatgtcacctgaaggttaaaacaggcgttcacatggcactgttgtagctaacGTCACAAGATATTTGCGTGCTAGATGCCCTAAAGATTTATGTCTCTTcttgcttcaaccatcattccagaggacatgaatCCAGgttgatgactggttctgctcgataacgatccaaagcagtatggaccgatgcatgttcattttcatcatctgagtcagatgccaccagcagaaggttgattttcttttttggtggttcaggttctgtagtttccacattggactGTTGCTCTttaaaaacttctgaaagcattctccacaccttgttcctctcagattttggaaggcacttcagattcttagaccttgggtcgagtgccataactatcttcagaaatctcatattggtaccacctttgcgttttgtcaaatctgcagtgaaagtgttcttaaaagaaacaacatgtactgggtcattAGCCAAacctgctgtaacatgaaatatatggcacaatgcgggtaaaacagagcaggagacatccaattcttccccaaagagttcagttacaaatttaattaatgcattttttttttttaaacgagcatcatcagcatggaaacatgtcctctggaatggtggccgaagcatgcaggggcatacgaatgttttaACATGTAAATAGCTTGCAAGGCTCGCTACAAAAGTGCCTTGTggacgcctgttctcactttcaggtgacattgtaaataatcaGGCAACATTATGTCCCgtatatgtaaacaaacttttgtcTTCGTGACTGGCTGAactagaagtaggactgagtggacttgtaggcactaaagttttacattgttttgtttttgagtgaagttatgtaacaaaaattctacatttgtaacttgcactttcatgataaagagattgcacgacagtacttgcattaggtgaattgaaaaatactatttattttgtttatcatttttagagtgcaaatattagtaataaaaaataatataaagtgaacactgtacactttctattctgtgttgtaattgaaatcaatatatttgaaaatgtagaaaaacatccaaaaatattcaataaatgtAACTTAAAcctattgcttaacagtgtgattaatactgcgattacttttttaaaatcgcgattaatttttttgacttAATCGTGaaagttaactgcgattaattgacagccctatttataaGTTCTCTACAGTTCTTTCTATGCAaacctactttattcttaaggtaaaaagcattatagagaaaacattaaaaataataaagacacCTACACAACTCTAACATGGAGTCTGGCAGGCATAGAACTTCCAACCCTACCCTAAGGATTGGAGCCCTCCGTGGACCAGGCGTCCTGTCCATTTTCTGGATCAGGAAGACGCCCAtgagccagtttaaaaaacaGGCTATTTGTCCCCAAACCCTTTCTTTGTTGGTCCTAGTTTAAACAACTGTATGCATATCTCTCTGGGTGGGTGGCTTCGACGGGCTGATAATGGAGGAAAGTACATTAGCATCCCTACTCCCTGCCAAAGAAGGTACATACAATGTCCTAACAACACatatataattacatttttagtACAATGTTCCCCAAAGGTATTAACTGTAATTCAGTGAGGTTTAACTTAATTTAGTACATTtcatcttaattccataaggtttgttcaggataaTGTAGGATATTGTCACATCTATCACTGTCACATCTATTTCAGTTTATTGTCTCTTAGTAGAAGTCTCTTAACACCACCCCCAATAAAAAGCCCTTGGTCATGGGATATTAATGTGGCCTTGACAAAGCTTATCAAAGTTCCTTTAGAACCACTTATTTCCTATGAGCTCAAGTTCTTTACATGCAGTCATTTTGCTGGTGGCAATGACTTTGGTCTAATGACCAAGTTACCTTATACCAGTCTTTCCTGAGATAAAGTGGTGCTGCAGAGTTAGTGTTCTCTCCAGTGTGGTATTGGAGTTCCACACTAACGATCCTATTGGCCTGCCAATGTTCTTCCCACACCTGCCTGCCCATTCCAGAGAGACCTTTCTCCATATGCTTGATCTTAAAAGATCCCTGGGAGGACTAAAACCATTAGAAAATCAACACAATTTTTGCTTCATTTGATACCAACAAGATAGAGGATCATGTCTTAGTGGATGCCTAATTGCATTTCATACTGGTGTGAAGTCCCCTGCCTCAcccaccctgccctgagccccctgccgcatccctcctgcaccccaaccccctgccctgagccacctcctgcactccgcaccccctcctacaccccaaccccttgccctgagccccttcctgcacaccgcactccctcccacaccctaaccccctgctccagccctacatttatgGCCTTGCATACAATTTTCCcaccagatgtggcccttgggccaaaaagtccccctccccacccccctgcgaTAAGGTAAGGGAGGTTAAACTCTCACCATCCACCCCaccaaaaaagttttgttttgttttgttataggATGTCCCTTACTTTCAGTTAGCTAATTTATACTTATGATAATGTAGGCATTTTGAGAGGTATCTTAATTCATACTTTCCTCTTTGTCTGCCCTATTGGCATTGGTCATGTTGGTGTTGCTCATTTGCTTACATTTCCTTGTGGATATCTCATTTCCGTGTGGATATTTCTTAGTCTGCCGGAATGTGCATCCTGGACTTACTGAGTGTACCTTATAATTTTGCTTCTCTGAAGAGATTATCTAGGTGAATTCTCTCACCACAAACACCTCATCCCATAATTCCGAGAGGTACTTTTTTATACACTTTTTCTCTGATAGTATCTTTTGCTAGTTGATCATCTTTTTTTTCTGGGAGCATTATCTCCTGCTCAGTTGAAGGAACTACTTGGAATATTCAGGAAGTCAGCCTGAGCCAATGATCCACCCTGGTAATGCTGCCCTTGATGGTCAAAACTGTCTTAAGAGCTAGGGAGAGTTCTTCTAGCCTTGCACTAAGGAACTAAGGCCCAGGAGCAAGAGTTCTGTTAGAGATCCTCTTTGGAGAAACAGATTTACAAGGTAAGCAACTCTTTTTTGATAGAAGGAAAATGGACTAGAATAGGAGCTTGAAGTATGACTGTGACCCCTCCTTGCTCATCATACTTATTGAAGTGTGAATCTCTTTGTCTCCATTCCTCCCACAACAACTGGTTATACAATATATGGAATATCAGACTTATTGTTTTCCAAATAAAGTGAAGAACTTAAAACcaagaaaaaagagaaacagaCATTTGGACAACTGAAACCAAGATTGGCAATTCATCAGTTGTATGTCATTCATAATGTATAGTAGTATGGGATGTGATTTATTTAGTTGAATATCTGTTGATACATTTGATATTATGGTTTATAACTCACCTGCCATTTGACAAATGTGAAGAAGGTGACTTATGCTAAGAGAAATTAGAACTAAAAGGTTAACGCACTTGTTGCAATGTTTTGGAAATGTATATTGCTACATAGATTTGTATAAAATGGGTGTTTATGACTTTCATAAAAAAGTAcacttaaaaaaaggaagaatagCCTCATTTGTGTTGGCTCCAAAGCCAAGCTGCTAAAAACTCTTTGTAGTGTTTAGTATCTGTCTTCAAACACTGTCTTAGGGCGtatcttcactagcaacgttaaagcgctgccacagtagagctttaacgtggctgtgtagttgcagcaccagtgctgggagagcgctctcccagcgctataaccgcccccccatctccacaaggggagtagctctcccagcgctgggggtgccgctcccagcactggtgcactgtctacactgccactttacagcgctgaaacttgcagtgctcagggggatgttttttcacacctctcaATATTTTATTGCTCAAAAAATTTGGAGAAATAAACCCGAGCAGCGCTgtaaagttgcagtgtagacaaggccttagtgtgtTTTTTGACCAACTACTAGTAACTAATTATAACTGCAACATTGCTCTCTTGATGTAACATTCAGGACAGTGATGCTGTAAAGAGTAGAGGGCTAAAAAAGCTGAACGGTTCATTCTTTATCTTGGGCTTGTACCTAAAATTCATTCTATATTAAATACACAGATGTCTTATACTTTGGAAATGAAAATCCTGTACAGTCCCAAGTGAAAAGCTGAATGTGGCTGAGTTTATAGATGTGGTAGGTCGAAGACACACACAAGTAAGAAACAAAACTCCTTCAGAATAAACTTGGGAGTGAAAATCAGATACTTATTAAATAGTAAAAATCttcattaacacagagttaaggttgttcaGTGATAGCTTCCAGAACAccaagttcagcaaaactcaaacttgtgaaaacaagaaaatacaaagttaaggtaaATGCTCATGCAACTGTAACTCTTCCCCTCTGGAGCTGGAAGGAGCCCTTGGCAATTGTCTACATGTTTTAGGTATAGAGGTACTGAAGAGTGGAAGCAATAGGTCGGGCCGATTGGTAGAGGTGCGTTTGTGATATAAGGAGATCTGTGGATTTGTTTGAGGAATGCAGAGGTGTGATTTTGATATGAGGGTATCTGGCTCTGTGCCCCCATGCGTAGGATCAAATGAAAGAGGCGAATGTGTAACTTGAGGTTCCAGTCTGCATCATTTCAATAGAGAGTTGTGTAGGGTATGTCAGTAGCAGGGTGCTGGGGTTGACTTTTCGTGGGTATGGTCAATAGTAAGAAGGGATATGAGAGCAGTCTGTGGATTTAATGATGGGTAAGGGAAGGTATAGGTTTAGGTGGTATAAAAGGGTGTTAAGTGGTCATTAAATTTTACAGGAGTCAACCAGTTAGAGTTGAACTTGGAACGGAAAGATGGTCTTAATCTTAACTATAGCATAAGTGGCCCACTGCTATAATTTAGTTCTAGTCTGCCTAGCCCCACCTTCCTAGTTTGACAAACTTCACTTCTAAAAATAAGATTCCATTCCATCTGAATAAGATCCACACATTCTACCTCCCGATTCTGGAAGGTACAGGTTACTGTTCACTTCACTATTCTACCATATCAAACTTCAGTTTTCTTCCATGTATGCATATATACAAATCACTAACTATGTACAAAGGTTAGATACAATGAACAACATTACTCTGAAGTACAGTGCTTAATTCTGCATCAAATTATTCATCGGAAACTTCAATAATTTTCATAGAGATTAAATTTCAACTTgtcacatttttattatattctcTTTAATAATGTGCTGCCATTTTTCTTTTAGGGTTGAATCCCTCCAGATTCCGAATAGGTGACCAAGAGTTTGATTCATTACCATCTTTACTGGAATTCTACAAAATACATTATTTGGACACTACAACCTTGATAGAACCTGTTTCCAAATCCAAGCAGAATAGTGGAGTTATACTGAGGCAGGAAGAAGCTGAATATGTGCGAGCTctctttgactttaatggaaatGATGAGGAAGATCTTCCATTTAAGAAAGGAGACATACTGAGAATCCGGGATAAGCCTGAAGAGCAATGGTGGAATGCAGAAGACAGCGATGGAAAGAGGGGAATGATACCTGTTCCTTACGTGGAGAAGTATAGACCTTCCTCTGCTTCAGTATCTACTCTGATTGGAGGTAACCAGGATAGTTCCCACCCACAGCCACTGGGTGGGCCGGAGCCAGGGCCCTATGCCCAACCCAGCATCAACACTCCGCTCCCTAACCTTCAGAATGGCCCTATTTATGCCCGGGTTATCCAGAAGCGAGTCCCTAATGCCTACGACAAGACAGCCTTGGCTTTGGAGGTACATAATGGGCAAAAATTAGAAAGAAGAGATTTGTTCAAGGGATTTCCCTTTCAAACACATAGCCTTTGTAGGAATGCTGAGAGGGAGAAAGCATTTTAATATTA from Chelonia mydas isolate rCheMyd1 chromosome 17, rCheMyd1.pri.v2, whole genome shotgun sequence carries:
- the CRK gene encoding adapter molecule crk isoform X1, with translation MAGQFDSEDRASWYWGRLSRAEAVSLLQGQRHGTFLVRDSGTIPGDFVLSVSESSRVSHYIVNSLGPVGGRRPGGEGPGAPGLNPSRFRIGDQEFDSLPSLLEFYKIHYLDTTTLIEPVSKSKQNSGVILRQEEAEYVRALFDFNGNDEEDLPFKKGDILRIRDKPEEQWWNAEDSDGKRGMIPVPYVEKYRPSSASVSTLIGGNQDSSHPQPLGGPEPGPYAQPSINTPLPNLQNGPIYARVIQKRVPNAYDKTALALEVGELVKVTKINVSGQWEGECNGKRGHFPFTHVRLLDQQNPDEDFS
- the CRK gene encoding adapter molecule crk isoform X3, whose protein sequence is MAGQFDSEDRASWYWGRLSRAEAVSLLQGQRHGTFLVRDSGTIPGDFVLSVSESSRVSHYIVNSLGPVGGRRPGGEGPGAPGLNPSRFRIGDQEFDSLPSLLEFYKIHYLDTTTLIEPVSKSKQNSGVILRQEEAEYVRALFDFNGNDEEDLPFKKGDILRIRDKPEEQWWNAEDSDGKRGMIPVPYVEKYRPSSASVSTLIGGR
- the CRK gene encoding adapter molecule crk isoform X2 produces the protein MAVQSAQEYDVHGLRFFASSGSVSVVTAGLNPSRFRIGDQEFDSLPSLLEFYKIHYLDTTTLIEPVSKSKQNSGVILRQEEAEYVRALFDFNGNDEEDLPFKKGDILRIRDKPEEQWWNAEDSDGKRGMIPVPYVEKYRPSSASVSTLIGGNQDSSHPQPLGGPEPGPYAQPSINTPLPNLQNGPIYARVIQKRVPNAYDKTALALEVGELVKVTKINVSGQWEGECNGKRGHFPFTHVRLLDQQNPDEDFS